In Streptobacillus ratti, the DNA window AATATCAATTGGATCATATTCATTTACAAAAGAAAAAAATTCAATAGCATTAGGGATAGCTGCAAGAGCTTTAGGAGAGGGTTCTATTGCCTTTGGTAATGGTTCTGGAGTAGACATAGATGGTAAAAATTCTATGGTTTATGGTCATGGATCAGTTGCCTATGCACCTAATTCAATAATATTAGGAGTTAATTCTCGTGTTTGGGGAACTTCAAAAGATGGAGATTCTATCATAATAGGTAATGATGCCAACATAAGTGAGTTAAAAGATAGTAGTAATAAAAAAATAGAAGGACATAATGGTAAATCAGTACTAGCATTAGGGAATCAGACTAATGCAACCTTAGATAACTCAGTTGCCTTAAGATATCTTTCAGCAACTGATTATGAAAAATCAGACTTAGATAAATCAGGATACACAGCAAGAGGTTCATATTCTATACCAAGTTCGGCTAAAGTTGGAGTAATATCTGTAGGTAAAAAGGGTTATGAAAGAAGAATAATTAATGTTGCATCAGGGTATAGAGATTCTGATGCTGTTAATGTTGCCCAACTAAAAACACTTGAAGATAGATTAGATGGAGTTACAGAAGAAACAGATGACAAAGTCAGATATTTTTCAGTTAACACTGATAATGATCTAAAAGATATAGCAAGAAAAGAAGTAGATTATAGAAATTATGTAAAACTAAAAACACAAATGCTAACCATAGACGCAAGAAAAAAATCAGGTGAAAACATAAATGATGATAGTGTTAAAGAATTAAAAGCTAAGGTAGAGGATTTAGAGAAAAAAGAAAAGATAAAGGAACATGCTGATAAAATTAAAGCTTTGAGTATAGATGATAGTAAATACAGTCCTAATGGTAAATTTGATATAGATAAATATTTACAAGATTTAGAAAAAGCTAAACAAGAAGATTCATCTGATGATAAAATAAATAGTGTATTGACTATGGAAGAAAAAAATAAAATAGAAGATGCAAATTATTCTAATAAGGGTGCAAAAGGTAAAAATTCTATGGCAATAGGACATAGTGCTAGTACAGATAAAGATAACGGTGAAAATGCAATAGCCATAGGTAATGGAGCAAAAGCAACAGCTAAAAATAGTATAGTTTTAGGAAGTGGATCTAAAAACACAGCAGATGTAAATAAAGCTGGATATGATATTACAGGTTCAAATTCTAATAATGGTGGAGCTTGGAAACCAACTCATGGAGAACTTGCTATAGGTAATGGAGAAACAGTTACTAGAAGAATAACAGGAGTTGCAGCAGGAGAAAAAGACAGTGATGCTATTAATGTTGCTCAATTCAAACAACTTGCTTCTGGATTACTAAAAGATAAATATTTAAAGTTTGTAGGAAATGAAGGTGGGGAAGTACAAGTTGCATTAGGAGAAAAGCTTAACATTAAAGGTGAGGGGATAGTTGCTAATGGAACAGCTATAAATAACATAAAAGTAACAGCAGATTCAAATAATAAAACTTTAACTATAGGACTAGCAGAAGATTTAGTAAATTTAAATATGATAACAACTAAATCTAATGCAAATGGTCAAAAATCAGTTTTATCAACAGAAGGACTTAAAGTTACTGGAAACAATGATAAACAAATATCAGTTATATCTGAAAATGTAGAAGTAAAAAATAGTGCAGATAAGACAACATTATCAGCAGGTAAATTAAAAATCACAGATAAAGATGGAAAAGATGAAAAAATAAATGAGTTAACAAAAGAATCTATAACATTAACAGATAAGAGTAGTGGAAAAGAACTTACAAACACTATAACATCATCTTCAAATGAAATAAAAGATAATGAGAAAAATAGTGTTAAAACAACAGCAGATAAAATAGTTATATCGAAAAATGGAGAAAAAGTAGAAATTACTAAAGATTCTTTAATAGGGGCAACTAAAATCGGTAAAGATGATAATAATAGTTTGATATTTAAAAATGGAAATTCAGAAAGTGCAATGTTAAAAATTGGAGGAAAAGATTTAATATTTACTAAAACAGGAGAGAATATAAAGATATCAAATGTTGCAAATGGAGTAGCTGATAATGATGCTGTAAATGTATCACAACTTAAAAAGTATGTAGATGCTTTAGGTGGAGATGCTAAAATAGATGATAAAGGTAATGTTACAGGACCAACATACAAATTAAAAGCAGGTAAAGATAATACTATGGACTATAAAGATGTAGGAAATGCTTTAACTGCATTAGATAATGCTATAGGAACTTCAACTACTAATATAAAGAATTTAGAAAACAAATCTATATCATTCCAAGGAAATGATAATAACACTGTAAGTAAAAAGTTAGGAGAAACTTTAAAGATACAAGGTGAAGGAACGGTTAATGGAGCTACAGCCAAAGATAACATTAAAGTTACAAAGAATTCTGCTAATGATGGATTAGATGTTAAACTTGCTGAAGATTTAAAGAATCTAAATAGTATAGAAACAAAAGAAGAAAAAGGTAAAAAAACAAAAATTGATACTAATGGTGTAGAAGTTATAAGTAATGATAGTAAAGCTAATCTAACAGCAGATAAATTAACATTTGGACCTAAAGATAATTCAGGAGATAAAACAGAAACAACTATTGAAAAATCAGGGATAACTGTAAAAGGTAAAGATGGAAAAGATTCGGTATCAATAAAAACTGAAAATAATGCAGGAAAAATAACTGTAAATGGAAAAGATGGAAGTCCAAGTATTAAAATAGATGGAGAAAAAGGAACTATCACTGGTCTTAAAGATATAGATCCTAATGAAACAGATGGAAGTATAGCAGTTAATAAGAATTATGTAGATAATCAAATAAAATCAATAGCAAACGGTCCATTTGAATATGAAACAAATGGTGAAAAAGTTGTAAGAGGTCAAGATGGTAAGTTATATAAAGAATCTGAATTAAAGAATTACGATTATAATGAAAAAGAACAAAAATACAAACCTAAAAATAATAATAATGGAATGAATAATCAAGGACCAACACCATTAGAAAATAAAGATGTAACAGTTAATGTAATGCCTAAAAATGGTACACCAATATCAATAGGAAATGTAGCAAGTATATTAGGAGATGATTCAATTACAACAGAAGATAAAGCTTCATCTAAAGTTAAAGAACTAATTGATAATACAAATAAATTATATGAAAATAATAAAAACAAAGTAGCAACAGGAACAGACATAGTAGCCTTAGCCAAAGCAGGAATAAGCTTTGAAGGAAATACCGGTTCAGGAGATAAAATACATAAAAACCTAGGAGAGAAAGTAACTATTAAAGGAGAAGGAACAGATAGTAAGGATGACTTTACTAGTGCAAGTGGAAACATACAAGTTAAATCAGATAAAGATAAAGGTGAATTAACAGTAAAACTATCAGATAAGCTAACTAACATGACTTCATTTGAAACAAAAGAATTAGATGATAATGGAAATAAATCTAAAGTTAAACTAGATAAAGAAGGACTAACTACAATTAATAAGACAGATGATAATAAATACATAATGTCTAAAACAGGACCAAATGGAACTGAAATAGGTAAATATGATGTTAATCCATTAATGAATGGTAATAATAAAGCTCAACCAACTACAAGTGCAAAATATACATTAGAAGGAACAACAATAAAAGATGATAAAGGAAGTTCTAACCTAACATCAAATACATTAACTTTAAAAGATAAAGATAATAAACAAGGAATAACATTAGATAATAAAGCTGAAACTCCAACTATTTCTTTATCAAATAATAAAGGAGAAGAAACAGTTAAAATAGATGGAGGAAATGGAAAAGATAAAGAACCAACAATATCATTTAAAACAGATAATGATAAAGGATTAGGAGTAGTAAAAGGCTTAAGAGATCTAACAGATAATGATCCAGGACATTATGCAGTAAATAAGAGATATGTAGATAATAAATTAAATGGAGCCTTAGGAGGGGTAGCAAATGCAATAGCAGTTGCAAGTATACCACAGATAAATGGAAAGGGACATAATATAGGAGCATCATATGGATATTATGAAGGACATTCAGCCTTTGCATTAGGGTTAAGTGGAATAAATGAAAGAGGAAATGTATTATATAAGGCAAACTTATCATTAAATACAAGAGGTAATGTAGGGATAGGAGCAGGAATAGGATATCAGTTTGGAGGAGATGATGTAAGAAGAGAAGAAGTAATAATAGAAAATAATCCTTCAAATGATATAAGAGATAGATTGATTGAACAAAATGAAAAGTTAATTAATCAGAATAAGAAGTTAGAAGAAGATAATGATAGATTAAGAAGAGAAAATGATAGGATAGGAGATGAGATAAAGGAATTAAGAGAAAGAATAAAAGTAATAGAAAAAATTAAGATGAATGAAGATGACTTATACACACTAGATGGATATAGATTAGGTATACATGAGTTAACAAAGAGCCAAGAAGAGATGTTAATGAATATAGTAAGAGAATTAAATGAGAACTATAAGAATAGGAAGATATATATAACAGGGTATACAGATAATGTATCAGGAGAGGATTTAAATCTTGAGTTAGGTTTAAAGAGAGCAAATGTAGTAGCAAAGAAACTAAGAGAGTTAGGTTTAGATATGAGTATAAGTATAAGGAAGGTAAGTTCATCAGGATATAATAACATAATAGAAACAAATAAGAGTTCAAGTGGAAGATCTTCTAATAGAAGAGTGGAAATTGAGCTAAGATAATTAAAAGGGGCTGTTTTAAATAGATAGCCCCAATTTTTATATATTTATGAAATTTATAGATTTTTATTAATACTGAAGTATTTTTTCTATTTAATGTTTTTAGTATATAATTTATAAGAGATTTTTAAACTTAAATGTTGTAATTTTTGATATATAGAAATTCTTCAATTATTATTATAATTCTAATTTTTTATCTATTAAATATCCGCCTAATGCTATAAATGATATTATAAAAAATGATTGTATTAAAATATCTAATATTAGTGTATCTATTACATGATTATTTGAAAAAATCATTTCAAATCTAAAGTATACAACTGCAACCATTATAAATACGAATACGAATATCCATAAAAGGAACATATTTTTTGACTTAAAAAAATAATGTATTATAGTTATACTTAAATAAATTGTAATAATTGAAAATATAATAAATAAAAGTGATGATACACTAGTTAATAATATATTCTTATTAATAAAATGTGTTAGGATTTCTGTTGATAATCTAAAAGAGAATCCTTCTATCCATAAAATTGAAATAAAATATAACGGTGATAAAATAATAGAAAATATAAAATAAATTATTATTTTACCTAAAAAATATGTATAACCAGATATAGGTAATGAAAAAGTGAAATATCCTGTATCTGAATAAAGATCTTTAGAAAAATTCTTTATATAATAGAAAAGTGTTGAAAAATAAGCAGCTGAAATACATAATCTTGTTATCATTTTAGGCAAAGAATACTCATTAGAGTTTGTGTAGTATAATATTTTTGATACAATTGTTAATGTTATGAATGAAAACAATATTATTGAATTAAATCTCCAATTTCTTTTAAATTCATATTTTAAAAATTTAAGCATTATTATCACCTTCTTTAAATATTTCTTTATATAATTCTTCTATAGTTAAACCACTGTTTTCTCTTAATTCATCTACTTTATATACCTCATCTATTTTTCCATCTTTTAGGAAAGCAACTTCATCAAATATTCTTTCTATATCTTTTATTAAATGAGTAGTAATAAGCATTGTAGAATTTTCTAATACATTCTCTATTATAATATTTAATATTTGATCTCTTGTAATAACATCTACACCTGCTATAGGCTCATCTAGTATAAATATTTTAGCATTTCTTGATAAAGTTAAAATTAAGAAAACTTTCTCTTTCATACCCTTAGATAAAGATGCTATTTCTGATTTGATATTTATTTTCATCTCATCTAAAAGTTTTACTGCTTTATTCATATCAAAATCAAAAAAATCATTATATAAATTCAGTGCTTGATAAACTTTAAGTGAATTATCTATGAAATTTTTATCTGATAGGTAACTAACCATGCTTTTAGTTTTAGTTGATGGTTTTAATCCATTTATTAATACTTCCCCACTACTTTCTTTTGCTAGTCCTGCAATTATTTTTAATAAAGTAGTTTTTCCACTACCATTAGGGCCTAATATTCCAACTATAGTATTTTCTTTTAATGTTAAATTTAAATTATTTAGAACTATGCTATTAAAATATT includes these proteins:
- a CDS encoding ABC transporter ATP-binding protein, producing MKNVLEIKNLNKKYFNSIVLNNLNLTLKENTIVGILGPNGSGKTTLLKIIAGLAKESSGEVLINGLKPSTKTKSMVSYLSDKNFIDNSLKVYQALNLYNDFFDFDMNKAVKLLDEMKINIKSEIASLSKGMKEKVFLILTLSRNAKIFILDEPIAGVDVITRDQILNIIIENVLENSTMLITTHLIKDIERIFDEVAFLKDGKIDEVYKVDELRENSGLTIEELYKEIFKEGDNNA